Proteins co-encoded in one Garra rufa chromosome 7, GarRuf1.0, whole genome shotgun sequence genomic window:
- the LOC141338440 gene encoding rho-related GTP-binding protein RhoE — MKERRSIQKLSLQPGMDPSQSLKCKIVVVGDSQCGKTALLHVFAKDCFPENYVPTVFENYTASFEIDKQRIELSLWDTSGSPYYDNVRPLSYPDSDAVIICFDISRPETLDSVLKKWKGEIQEFCPNTKMLLVGCKSDLRTDLTTLVELSNHRQTPVSYDQGSAMAKQISAPYIECSAVQSENSVRDIFHVATLACVNKNNKNIKRNKSARSTKRISHMPSRPDLAAVATDLRKDKAKSCTVM; from the exons ATGAAGGAGAGAAGATCTATTCAGAAACTGTCCCTTCAGCCCGGAATGGATCCGAGTCAGAGCCTCAAATGTAAGATCGTGGTCGTGGGGGACAGCCAGTGTGGGAAAACCGCTCTGCTCCACGTTTTTGCCAAAGACTGTTTCCCAGAG AATTACGTACCCACTGTGTTTGAGAATTACACAGCAAGTTTTGAGATTGACAAGCAGAGAATAGAGCTCAGCCTGTGGGACACCTCAG GCTCCCCTTATTATGACAACGTAAGGCCGCTTTCATATCCAGACTCAGACGCAGTAATTATATGCTTTGACATCAGCCGGCCAGAGACACTGGACAGCGTCTTAAAAAAG TGGAAAGGGGAGATCCAGGAATTTTGTCCCAACACAAAGATGCTGCTCGTCGGATGCAAGTCAGACCTTAGAACGGACCTCACGACTTTAGTGGAGCTGTCAAATCATAGACAGACACCGGTGTCATATGATCAG GGTTCAGCTATGGCCAAGCAGATATCCGCACCTTATATCGAATGCTCCGCAGTGCAGTCCGAAAACAGTGTGCGGGACATTTTCCATGTCGCAACATTGGCTTGCGTAAATAAGAACAACAAAAACATCAAGCGCAACAAATCGGCACGCTCCACCAAACGCATCTCGCACATGCCCAGTCGACCAGACCTAGCAGCCGTGGCAACAGACCTACGCAAAGACAAAGCAAAAAGTTGCACGGTAATGTAA